In Nicotiana tabacum cultivar K326 chromosome 2, ASM71507v2, whole genome shotgun sequence, the following proteins share a genomic window:
- the LOC107770543 gene encoding ribose-phosphate pyrophosphokinase 4-like yields MENGALTKKQVLLYHCVEMEELARKIASESDCIHLHSINWRSFEDGFPNLFINNAHNIRGQHVAFLASFSSPAVIFEQLSVIFALPRLFVASFTLVLPFFPTGSFERMEEEGDVATAFTMARILSNIPISRGGPTSVVIYDIHALQERFYFGDHVLPLFETGIPLLKQRLQQLPQSEKIVIAFPDDGAWKRFYKQLGHYPAVICTKVREGDKRIVRLKEGNPAGCHVVIVDDLVQSGGTLIECQKVLAAHGAAKVSAYVTHGVFPKRSWERFIHKDDGSEKAFTYFWITDSCPLTVKAIVDKAPFEVISLAGSIADALQT; encoded by the exons ATGGAGAATGGTGCGCTGACGAAGAAGCAAGTGCTTCTCTACCACTGTGTTGAGATGGAGGAACTTGCTCGCAAAATTGCTTCTGAATCCGACTGCATTCACCTCCACTCTATTAACTGGAG GAGTTTCGAGGATGGTTTTCCAAATCTCTTCATAAACAATGCACACAATATCCGTGGGCAGCATGTTGCTTTTCTGGCATCGTTCAGCTCACCAGCAGTCATCTTTGAACAGCTTTCTGTGATATTTGCTCTTCCGAGGCTGTTTGTCGCATCTTTTACGCTTGTATTGCCATTCTTTCCAACGGGATCCTTTGAACGGATGGAAGAGGAAGGAGATGTGGCAACTGCATTTACTATGGCCAGAATATTATCAAACATTCCAATCTCAAGGGGTGGTCCAACCAGTGTAGTCATCTATGACATACATGCATTACAG GAGAGGTTTTATTTTGGAGACCACGTTCTGCCTCTGTTTGAGACTGGGATCCCGCTGTTGAAGCAACGGCTTCAGCAACTTCCTCAGTCTGAGAAG ATAGTTATAGCCTTTCCTGATGATGGAGCTTGGAAGCGATTTTACAAGCAATTGGGTCACTATCCTGCT GTGATTTGCACTAAAGTCCGGGAGGGCGATAAGAGAATAGTCAGGCTAAAAGAGGGTAATCCTGCCGGTTGTCATGTGGTCATTGTTGATGACTTGGTCCAATCTGGAGGTACCCTAATTGAATGCCAG AAAGTTTTGGCAGCTCATGGTGCAGCAAAGGTTAGTGCGTATGTGACTCACGGAGTTTTCCCTAAGCGATCATGGGAGCGTTTTATTCACAAGGATGATG GCTCAGAGAAAGCATTCACTTACTTTTGGATCACAGATTCGTGTCCCCTCACTGTGAAAGCCATTGTTGATAAAGCTCCTTTTGAAGTTATAAGTTTGGCAGGATCAATAGCTGATGCACTTCAAACCTGA